A single Fundulus heteroclitus isolate FHET01 chromosome 4, MU-UCD_Fhet_4.1, whole genome shotgun sequence DNA region contains:
- the rnaset2 gene encoding ribonuclease T2 isoform X1, producing MRLLFPLLLCVAAALSSAVITSPLLEVSVHFSNLWTKLILTQQWPNTFCSMEHCHPNLSYWTVHGLWPNKGNDCNSSWHFNSSEIEDLLPDMKKCWPDLLHPSSSQFWKYEWSKHGTCAAEAASLNSQHKYFSKALELYHKVDLNSMLTKLNIIPSDKYYTFSEIEEGIERFYGAKPKIQCVHPSKNSEPQILGQIEICFDADFTLQDCEKHFSTDSFSRGQWDHPLDVNKPSGLSVCAHDIPVYYPPVIPGYPHV from the exons ATGAGACTCCTCTTCCCTCTTTTGCTCTGTGTGGCAGCGGCTCTGTCCTCTGCTGTCATCACTTCACCACT CTTAGAGGTGTCTGTGCATTTCAGCAATTTATGGACCAAATTGATCCTGACACAGCAGTGGCCCAACACTTTCTGTTCG ATGGAGCATTGCCATCCCAACCTGAGCTACTGGACGGTACACGGACTGTG GCCCAATAAAGGGAATGACTGCAATTCTTCATGGCATTTCAACTCTTCTGAAATAGAG GACCTGCTCCCAGACATGAAGAAGTGTTGGCCAGACCTGCTTCACCCTTCTTCCTCTCAATTCTG GAAGTACGAGTGGTCTAAGCATGGAACATGTGCAGCTGAAGCAGCTTCACTGAACAGTCAACATAAATATTTCAGCAAGGCGCTGGAACTATATCATAAGGTGGATTTGAACAG CATGCTGACCAAGCTTAACATTATCCCCTCTGACAAATACTACACT TTTTCAGAAATTGAGGAAGGGATTGAACGTTTCTATGGCGCTAAACCTAAGATCCAATGTGTGCATCCATCAAAG AACTCTGAGCCCCAGATCTTGGGACAGATTGAGATCTGTTTTGATGCCGACTTCACTCTGCAGGACTGTGAGAAACATTTTTCCACCGACAGTTTTTCAAGAGGACAGTGGGACCATCCCCTTGATGTTAACAAACCATCTGGACTGAGCGTGTGTGCCCATGACATACCAGTTTATTACCCACCTGTTATACCAGGTTACCCGCACGTTTGA
- the rnaset2 gene encoding ribonuclease T2 isoform X2 produces the protein MRLLFPLLLCVAAALSSAVITSPLNLWTKLILTQQWPNTFCSMEHCHPNLSYWTVHGLWPNKGNDCNSSWHFNSSEIEDLLPDMKKCWPDLLHPSSSQFWKYEWSKHGTCAAEAASLNSQHKYFSKALELYHKVDLNSMLTKLNIIPSDKYYTFSEIEEGIERFYGAKPKIQCVHPSKNSEPQILGQIEICFDADFTLQDCEKHFSTDSFSRGQWDHPLDVNKPSGLSVCAHDIPVYYPPVIPGYPHV, from the exons ATGAGACTCCTCTTCCCTCTTTTGCTCTGTGTGGCAGCGGCTCTGTCCTCTGCTGTCATCACTTCACCACT CAATTTATGGACCAAATTGATCCTGACACAGCAGTGGCCCAACACTTTCTGTTCG ATGGAGCATTGCCATCCCAACCTGAGCTACTGGACGGTACACGGACTGTG GCCCAATAAAGGGAATGACTGCAATTCTTCATGGCATTTCAACTCTTCTGAAATAGAG GACCTGCTCCCAGACATGAAGAAGTGTTGGCCAGACCTGCTTCACCCTTCTTCCTCTCAATTCTG GAAGTACGAGTGGTCTAAGCATGGAACATGTGCAGCTGAAGCAGCTTCACTGAACAGTCAACATAAATATTTCAGCAAGGCGCTGGAACTATATCATAAGGTGGATTTGAACAG CATGCTGACCAAGCTTAACATTATCCCCTCTGACAAATACTACACT TTTTCAGAAATTGAGGAAGGGATTGAACGTTTCTATGGCGCTAAACCTAAGATCCAATGTGTGCATCCATCAAAG AACTCTGAGCCCCAGATCTTGGGACAGATTGAGATCTGTTTTGATGCCGACTTCACTCTGCAGGACTGTGAGAAACATTTTTCCACCGACAGTTTTTCAAGAGGACAGTGGGACCATCCCCTTGATGTTAACAAACCATCTGGACTGAGCGTGTGTGCCCATGACATACCAGTTTATTACCCACCTGTTATACCAGGTTACCCGCACGTTTGA
- the rps6ka2 gene encoding ribosomal protein S6 kinase alpha-2 produces the protein MDTHTRKFTVRRWFSIYLKNKAARNKNSAGFCQLEDDSVLKEIDISHHVKEGCEKADPSQFQLLKVLGQGSYGKVFLVRKIRGMDRGQLYAMKVLKKATLKVRDRVRSKMERDILAEVNHPFIVKLHYAFQTEGKLYLILDFLRGGDLFTRLSKEVMFTEEDVKFYLAELALALDHLHSLGIIYRDLKPENILLDEEGHIKITDFGLSKEAIDHDKRAYSFCGTIEYMAPEVVNRRGHTQSADWWSFGVLMFEMLTGSLPFQGKDRKETMALILKAKLGMPQFLSPEVQSLLRALFKRNPANRLGAGPDGVEEIKRHRFFASIDWNKLYRKEMRPPFKPTVGRPEDTFHFDPEFTSRTPTDSPGIPPSANTHQLFRGFSFVATNQNQEATVAAVVPSRQEVNINPIAQQIRSNVAFKDTYELKEEVEQTGAFVRRRCLHRITAVEYSVKIIDRAKKDPSDEIEILLRYGQHPNIITLRDVFDDGQSVFLVFDVMRGNELLDRVLRLPDFTEKDASDIICTLTKTVEYLHSQGVVHRDLKPNNIRYADEAGLTESIRICDFGFAKQLRAENGLLMTPCYTATFMAPEVLRKQGYDAACDIWSLGILLYTMIAGFSPFASSPNDSAEEILAQIGSGKVVITGGNWDVVSEAAKDIVIKMLHVDPHQRLTAPQVLRHPWIVEKEQLSDTPLTRQDALTVKGALSATYSALKRCAPAPVLEPVQSSSLAQRRGLKKLGSSSVTSEPKEKE, from the exons ATGGACACTCACACGCGTAAATTTACGGTGCGGAGATGGTTTTCCATCTACCTGAAGAACAAGGCAGCGCGGAACAAGAACAGCGCTGGTTTCTGTCAGCTGGAG GATGACAGTGTTCTCAAGGAGATTGACATCAGCCACCATGTTAAGGAGGGCTGTGAAAAAGCAGACCCGTCTCAGTTCCAGTTATTGAAGGTGCTGGGACAAGGATCCTatggaaag GTGTTCCTGGTTAGAAAGATCAGAGGAATGGACAGAGGACAGCTCTACGCCATGAAGGTCCTGAAAAAAGCCACTCTAAAAG TGCGGGACCGAGTGCGATCAAAGATGGaaagagacattctggcagaAGTTAATCACCCATTTATCGTTAAACTCCACTATG ccTTTCAGACAGAAGGAAAGCTATATTTGATCCTGGACTTCCTCAGAGGAGGAGACCTCTTCACTCGTCTGTCCAAAGAG GTAATGTTTACAGAAGAGGATGTGAAGTTTTACCTTGCAGAGTTGGCCCTGGCCTTGGACCATCTGCACAGTCTGGGAATAATCTACAGAGACCTTAAACCTGAAAA TATTCTCCTGGATGAGGAAGGACACATAAAGATTACAG ACTTTGGATTGAGTAAAGAAGCCATTGACCACGATAAAAGAGCCTACTCCTTCTGTGGAACCATTGAGTACATGGCACCTGAAGTTGTAAACAGAAGAGGACACACACAGAGTGCTGACTGGTGGTCCTTTGGCGTCCTGATG TTTGAAATGCTGACAGGGTCATTGCCATTCCAAGGAAAAGATCGGAAAGAAACAATGGCACTAATTTTAAA GGCAAAGCTTGGAATGCCACAGTTCCTCAGCCCTGAGGTGCAGAGTTTATTGAGAGCACTCTTCAAGAGGAATCCTGCCAACCGTCTAG GTGCCGGACCGGACGGAGTAGAGGAAATCAAGAGACACCGCTTCTTTGCATCAATTGACTGGAAT AAGCTGTACAGGAAGGAGATGAGGCCTCCATTCAAACCGACTGTTGGAAGACCCGAAGACACTTTCCACTTTGACCCTGAGTTCACCTCCAGAACACCAACAG ATTCTCCGGGGATTCCTCCGAGTGCAAACACACACCAGCTGTTTCGCGGTTTCAGCTTTGTGGCAACGAATCAAAACCAAGAAGCCACTGTTGCTGCTGTAGTTCCTTCCCGTCAGGAAGTGAACATCAACCCCATAGCGCAG CAGATCCGCAGCAATGTGGCATTCAAAGATACGTATGAGCTGAAAGAAGAAGTTGAACAGACCGGAGCCTTTGTCCGCAGAAGATGTCTGCACAGAATTACTGCTGTGGAGTATTCAGTGAAG attattgACAGAGCCAAGAAAGATCCATCAGACGAGATTGAAATTCTGTTACGATATGGACAGCATCCAAATATAATTACGCTGAGGGAT GTTTTTGACGATGGCCAAAGTGTTTTCTTGGTTTTTGACGTAATGCGAGGAAACGAACTGCTGGACAGAGTTTTGAGGCTGCCGGATTTCACAGAGAAGGATGCGTCAGACATCATTTGCACGCTGACCAAGACTGTGGAGTATTTACACTCCCAGGGG GTTGTTCATCGAGACCTGAAGCCCAATAACATCCGTTATGCTGATGAGGCTGGGCTCACAGAATCCATCAGAATATGCGACTTCGGCTTTGCCAAACAGCTCCGGGCAGAAAATGGCTTGCTGATGACGCCATGTTACACGGCCACATTCATGGCTCCCGAG gttTTAAGGAAGCAGGGCTACGATGCAGCCTGTGATATCTGGAGCCTGGGGATCCTCCTCTACACAATGATAGCTGG TTTCAGCCCATTTGCCAGTAGCCCTAATGACTCAGCAGAGGAGATTCTGGCTCAGATTGGAAGTGGGAAAGTTGTTATCACAGGAGGCAACTGGGACGTGGTGTCTGAAGCTGCCAAG GACATTGTAATAAAGATGCTCCATGTGGACCCTCACCAGCGACTAACTGCCCCGCAG GTTCTTCGGCACCCCTGGATTGTAGAGAAAGAGCAGCTCTCTGACACACCTCTCACCAGGCAGGATGCTCTCACTGTCAAG GGGGCTCTGTCTGCCACATATTCAGCTCTGAAGCGCTGTGCTCCTGCTCCAGTCCTGGAACCAGTGCAATCCTCCAGTCTGGCTCAGCGAAGAGGGCTGAAAAAACTGGGCAGTTCAAGCGTCACCTCTGAACCTAAAGAAAAGGAATAA